GGTTTCCTGATCCAGGAAAAAAGGATGAGTGATTACATCACAAAAGTCGGTATGACCGTATTGCGTTCTGTCAAAAATCCTCTTTTCGAATATCGTTTTTCTATTGTAAAGGATTCTTCGGTCAATGCGTTTGCCACGCCGGGGGGATATGTCTATCTAAATCGGGGCTTGATTGCCCTGGTTGCTTCAGAGGCGGAGTTGGCGGCGGTGCTGGCGCACGAGATTGCCCACGTCAACGCCCGGCATATTGCGGACATGGTCAACAAAGCCTCCAAAGTCAATATTGCGACTCTGCTGGGCGTTATCGCCGGGGCATTTATGGGTGGCGGCGATCTGTCGGCGGCGGTCATGGGATTTTCCCTGGCTACGGCGCAGACCATGACCTTGAAATATAGCCGGGACAACGAGGAAGAAGCCGATCGTTACGGTATGCTCTACCTGGTCAGGGCCGGCTATAAAGCGGAAGCTTCACTGAATGTTCTGAAGATGATGAGACGGTATGAATTCTATTCCAGTTCCGTTCCCTCATACTTCATGACCCACCCCGGAACGGATGATCGGCTCCGCTACATCGACGGGCTTTTGCAGACCACTTATGCCGAGGCAAAGGGGAAGGATGAAATTGTCGGACCTTTCGGGCGGATCAGGACCGTGCTCATGACGGGAGGGGCCGATGTGGAAGCCAAGATCAGATATTTTGAGGGGGAGGTGAAAAAAGATACAAAAAATGTCGACAGCCTGTATGGTCTTGGTGTGGTTCAGGCCCGGAAGGGGCTCTACGGGGAATCTCTGGCGACTCTGCAACAGGCCTTGCTTCTTGCCCCCTTGGATAAAGAGGTTTTAAGGGATATCGGTGTGAATTACTTCAAGTTAGGTCAGTATCCCCAATCTATTGATTACCTGTTGAGGGCGTATAAGATCGACCGGCACGACTGGAAGACATTGGCGTACCTGGGCAACTCCCATGAAGCGATGGGACTGTATGCCCAGGCCCTCGGTTATTTCCGTGCTTTGGAAAAAACGGATCTGGATGATGCGGAGATTTATTATAGTATCGCAATGGCCTATGGGAAGCTCAAGGAAATGGGGGATTCACACTACTATTTCGGCATTTACTTCAAAAAACAGAAAAAAACGGAAAGCGCCCTTTTTCACTTCAAAGAAGCATTGAAATATTTCGTTATCAACACTCCCAAATATCAGGATATCGAGAAAGAAATCAGATTGTTATCCATGGAAACGGATGCGAAGAAAAGACCTGAAGGGAAAAGAAGAAATTAAAGGTCCGCTTCTTCACACTGCCAGCCGGCCAATTCCCTGTTTGCATAATCCAGGTGTATTTTTTCCCGCAGAAAGAAGGCAAACAGATCGGCATCGATGTGATGATCTGCCGCCATGCCCTTCATGATCCGGATTGCATCGACCAGGGTGCTACCCCGGTTGTAAGGTCGGTCGGTTGCAGTGAGGGCTTCGAAAATATCGGCCAGGGCGAGGATGCGGGCCTGCAGGGGTAATTGGTCGTCCGTTAGCCCCTGTGGATAACCGGTGCCGTCAAGCCTTTCGTGATGACAGGCGGCGAGAAAGGGGACATTCTGGAATTTTTTGGGGAAGGGCAGTTGGGACAACATATCATGGGTGATGACGGCATGGCTTTCCACTATCGCCCTTTCTTCATCGGTGAGTGTCCCCTGACGAATACTCAGGTTGTAAAGTTCGTTTTCCGTCAAAAGAGGTCTTAATCCGTCTGCATCCATCCATTGCCGGCGGGAAACGCCTTGTAACCGTTCCAGTACATGATCGTTTACATCAGTCAGGCCAAGATTTATTTTTTCAATCAACGAGAACAAATCGTCGAAATCCGTGTTCTCTTCCCCCTCTTCTTCCTCTTTTCCTGTCGGTGGCGTCATTCCTTCAACCTGAAAGGCGGTGAGCCTTTTTTCCAGGGCATTGATCTTGTGATCCCGCTTCAATATTTCAAGGCGCGTTTTAATCAGTTCGATTCGATCGATGACCGCCTCGAGTTTGGTCGACTTGTTGACGATGTGCTCCGGTGTGACGATCTTGCCCACATCGTGAAGCCACGCCGCAATACGAAGCTCTTCGATCTGTGCCGCTGTAAAAAAACATTCGGCGAAAGGGCCTTCACGAGCCGCATTGATGCGGTCCGCAATCGTTAGGCTCAGATCCGCGACACGACGGACGTGGTCACCTGTGTACGGGGACTTTTCATCAATAGCGGTGGCGATGGATCTGATGAAGGCATGGAGAAGGGTTTCCAGGTTGTGGATCAGAGTGTTGTTGGACAGAGAGATTGCCGCCTGGGAGGCGAGGGATTCGGTGATCTGCTGTTCCCAAGCGGTGAAGGCCCGGATTTTCCCCGTTTCCGGGTCCTGGGCGTTGATCAGCTGAAGAACGCCGATCAGGTCGTTGTCGTGATTTTTCAGGGGCACCACCAGCATGGAAACGGATCGGTAGCCTGTCTGTTTGTCAAATTTCCGTGTGCCTTCAAAATTAAAACCTGTGGCATGGTAAACATTTTCAATATTGATCACCTTACCGGTCAGGGCGGCGTAGGCGGAAACATTCTGATGGTTCGGGCTTTCGTCCGGATTCCGCAGAGGAACAGGGGACCAGTCGATTCTTGTTCCGGTGCCCCCCATGCGGAGCTGAAGCGTGTCGTTTTGCACGATGGCGAATTGCAGCGTCAGTGCGTCGTCGGAGATGACGTACAGTGTCCCCCCATTGGCGTGGGTGAGTTTTTTCGCCTCATCCACGATCATTTCAAGAAGCCGGTCAATATTCTTTTCAGCAGTGAGGGCGGATCCGATTCTTGTGAAACGTGAAACAAGGTCTGCGGAATTTACGCCCTGTGTTTTCTCTATATGATGGCTTAAAACAGTCCCGTCCGTCTTTCCTGAAGGGGAAGCATGTTCCGGTGGGCCATTTTTTTCCCTGTTCTTTGACATGGTTTCTTCCAGAGGAACGCCGTTTAACTGCGGATGGCTATCTTTTTGACATACGCGGCCAATTCCGACTTGATTTGACCGAGGTCTTCCGGAGAAAGAGGTTTGCGGTTCAGGTACCGCTCATCCAATGTTTTTGAAGGTGTAAAGTTCTGCAGGACGAACAGGCGGGCTCCACGGAGCAATTCCCCCATTGCCCGAATGTCTTCCGGCGAGAGCAGATTGTCGACAAGGGTCGTCCGAAACTCGTAATCGATGGAGGCGTTCATGATGGCCCGGACACTGCTTTCGATCTCGTCTTTATCGACATTCACTCTGCACACTCTGTCGTATCGCTGTAAGGGTCCCTTGATGTCCATGGCGATATAGTCGAGGAGGTTTTTTTCGATCATGGACCGGATCATGGCCGAATGAGATCCGTTGGTATCTAGCTTGATCAAAAAACCGAGGTCGCGGACCCTGCGAATGAATTCCGGCAGGCCTTCCTGAAGCGTCGGTTCTCCCCCCGTAATGGTAACGGCATCGAGTTTGCCCCTTCTTTTTTCCAGGAAAGCCAGAATATCCTCTTCTTCGAGACAGGGTCCGTAAAGCTTCTCAATGACCAGCTCAGGGTTATGACAATATGGGCATCTGAAATTACATCCCTGCATGAACACAATAGCGGAGATTTTTCCGGGGAAATCGATCAGTGAGACTTTGTGTAAACCGCCGATCTTAATCATCAGAAACTGAAAGTCCGCCTTTGGTTGAACTCCTCCTGCTTGCCCTTGTTCCACTGTTTTACGGGGCGCAGATAACCTACGACCCGAGAATAGACCTCACAGGCATCCTGGCAGACCGGACAGGCCTCCAATTCCCCCTTCAGGTATCCATGAGAGGGACAAACGCTGAAGGTCGGCGTGAAGGTGAGGTAGGGGATATGGTATCCGGAGCATATTTTCTTGACCAGCCCCTTTAGAGCCAGGGGATTAACAATTCTTTCACCGGCAAATATGTGGAAGACCGTTCCTCCTGTGTATTTGGTCTGGATTTCGTTTTGCAGATCGAGGGCCTCAAAGATGTCATCGGTGTGGTTGACCGGCAACTGAGTCGAGTTCGTGTAAAAAGGTTCGGCCTGATGCAGCCTGACCTGTTCATCGTTTGAAAAGACCATATCCGGATACTTTTCCCGATCGATTCGTGCGAGACGGTACGATGTACCCTCGGCCGGGGTGGATTCCAGGTTGTAATTATTCCCCGTTTCCCGTTGGAATTGAATCAGGGTTGTCCGCATGAAATCAAGCACTCTTTTCGTAAAGCCCTGGCCCTCAGGCGATGCAATATCCTTGTTAAACAGGTTGAGGCAGGCTTCGTTCATGCCGACCAGCCCTATCGTGGAAAAATGATTTTTCCAGTATTCACCAAATCGGCCGTGGATATTTCTCAGGTAAGATTTTGTATAGGGGTAGAGATTGCTATCGGTAAATTTTTCCAGAATTTTCCGCTTTGTCTCCAAGCTGTCCTTGGCGATGTTCATCAGTTTCTCAAGATGGGCCAGAAATTCGTCTTCGGTCGAACAAAGGTAACCGATGCGCGGCATATTAATGGTGATGACGCCTATGGAGCCGGTTAGAGGATTGGAACCGAAAAGACCACCGCCCCGGATCTCAAGCTCCCGATTGTCGATTCGCAGCCGGCAGCACATGCTGCGCGCGTCTTCAGGGTTCATGTCTGAATTGATGAAGTTGGAAAAATAGGGAACCCCGTATTTGGAGGTCATATCCCAGAGACCTTCCAGATTTTGATCATCCCAGTTGAAATCCTTCGTGATGTTATAAGTGGGGATCGGAAAGGTGAAAACCCGGCCTTTTGCATCCCCCGCCTCCATAACTTCCAGGAAGGCCCGGTTAAAGAGGTTCATTTCTTTCTGGAATTCCTGGTAGGTTTCCTTTTGCGGCTGACCGCCGATGATGACGTTTTGATCCCGGTAGTACTTGGGAACGGTGATATCAAGCGTTACATTGGTAAAGGGTGTCTGAAACCCGACTCGTGTGGGGACGTTGATGTTGAAAATAAACTCCTGCAGGGCCTGCTTGACATCCATGAAAGTCAGGTTGTCGTAGCGGATAAAGGGGGCCAGAAGGGTATCAAAATTTGAAAAGGCCTGTGCGCCGGCGGCTTCTCCCTGGAGAGTATAGAAAAAATTGACCACCTGTCCCAGGGCGCTTCTCAGATGCTTGGCCGGTTTGCTTTCCACTTTGCCGGAGACGCCTTTGAATCCTTCCAGCAGCAGGTCGTATAGATCCCAGCCGACGCAGTAAACGGACAGGAGACTCAGATCGTGAATGTGGAAGTCCCCTGCCATGTGGGCTGTCCTGATTTCCGGTGTGTATATTGCGTTCAGCCAGTAAACTTTGCTGACTTCGGAAGAGATGTAGTTGTTCAGCCCTTGGAGGGAGTAGTCCATATTGCTGTTTTCGTTGACCTGCCAATCCTTTTTTTTCAAGTATTGGTCCACGAGATCGACTTCCATACGGTTGGTGATTTCCCGCAGGCGGGCATGCTGTTCCCTGTAAATAATGTAGGCTTTCACGGTTTTGCGGTAGGGAGAGGAGATCAGAACCTCTTCCACGATGTCCTGAATTTCTTCGACAGTCATGATTCGATGACCAAAGAGCTGTTCCGCCAGGTTCAGCACCTTGATGGTGAGCTTCCTTGCAGCGGTCAGATCGAATTCACCGGTAGCTGTCCCCGCCTTGGCGATGGCATTGGTAATCTTTTCCGCGTTGAATTTGACAAGTCTTCCATCTCGTTTTCTGATCTTCGTGTGCATTGGAATCTCTCCCTTTCGACTGAATCGGTATACCGTTCCGGTATTTCAATAATAAAGTATAAAGTCAAAATAACCTACCGTTCAAGCAGGTTGTGTATGCTGTACCTGTGTTTTGAACATCAATATGTTGTGGTGTTATGAGGAAGATAATACCATATATTGATTTAAGCAAGCAAAAAGTTCACACGGTGAAAACTATTTTTCATCGGATCGATTCAGAGTGCAAGACCAATGTTCTTGATATGGATCTTTTTATCCTGTAAAATTCGCGCTATAAGGTGACATATATTTATGGCTGATAGCAGGAAGTGGATTATCACAATTGACGGGCCCGCCGGTTCCGGAAAGAGTACAGTGGCTAAGTTTCTGGCGCACGAATTAAACCTTCTGTATCTTGATACGGGAGCCCTGTACCGGTCCGTCGCATATAAAATTCTCGTTTCAGGGATGGCCGACTCCGATATGCTGGGGCTGCGGGAACTCCTTGCCAGGACAAAGATCCATCTTCAAAAAAATCACGAAGGCATGACTGTATTTATTGATCAAGAAGACGTTGGCCAAAAGATTCGCACGGAAGAAGTGGCCGTTTTGGCGTCGACCGTTTCAGCCATACCTGTCGTGCGGGAGGCGTTGCTGCCGATTCAGAGGAATTGCGCCCGAAGGACGGGTCTGGTCGCGGAAGGGCGTGATATGGGAACCGTCGTTTTCCCGGAAGCCGACTTCAAATTCTACCTCCACGCTTCAGCCGGGGAGCGAGGTCGCAGAAGGTATCTGGAACTCCTGGAAAAGGGAGTGACACCCGTGTATGAGGATATTCTGGCCAGCATTGCCCTGCGGGACAAACAGGATAGGGAACGGGAAATTTCTCCCCTTCGGATTCCAAGGGATGCCCATGTGATTGATACATCGAGGATGACAATCCAGGAAGTGATATCTGAATGCCTCGCCGTTCTTCAGGCATAGGGATGTCACGGGGTTTCTTTTGCCGTGGATGGCCTATTCTTCCGTATTTCGGGTGTTTTGTCTTGCTATTCTATGGTCGATGTGCTAACGGCTTATCTTTCGTGGCGGTACGAAAAAATTCGATGATGGGGGTAAAGGTAACATGGTTAACGAAAACAACCTAATTTCGCAACAGGAGGAGGCAGAGGAAATCAGGACGGATACGCCAGATGATACGGTGTCCGCCCAAACGAATGATGAACCGATGGATTTCGGGGAACTTTACGAACAGAGCCTCCAGAACGTGCAGTTTGGCGAGATCGTCACCGGGAAGATTGTCCAGATTACAAACGATGTGGTGATGGTCGATGTCGGCTGGAAGACGGAGGGACATATTCCCACCAAGGAGTTGAAAGACGCGGACGGCAATATTTCGTTAAATGTAGGAGACGAAATTGAGATACTCGTCGATAGGCGAGACGGGGAGGGCAATCTGATCCTGTCACGGGATAAGGCAGCCAAGTTGAAGGTTTGGGATGATATCAAGCAGGCCTGCAGTCAAAATGCCCTGATCGAAGGCGTTGTTGTCGAGCGGGTCAAGGGAGGATTGTCGGTGGACATTGGCATACCCGCGTTTCTGCCTGGCTCCCAGGTCGATATCCGGCCGGTTCGGGATCTCGACAAGTACGTGGGACAGAGCCTGACGTTCAATATCCTGAAGTATGACCGTAAGCGGAACAATGTGGTCCTCTCCCGCCGGGCCATCCTTGAGGCGGAACGGGAAAGTGAAAAGATCAAAACGCTTGAAAATTTAGAGGAAGGAAAGATTGTAGAAGGGATCATCAAAAACATTACGGATTATGGAATCTTCATCGATCTGGGCGGTGTGGATGGTCTGCTGCATGTGACCGATATGTCCTGGGGGCGCATGACCCGTCCCTCAGGAGCCTTTGCCAGGGGCGACAAAATCACGGTCAAGGTACTCTCATTTGATCGTGAGAGGGAGAGGGTTTCGTTAGGGCTCAAACAGTTGATGGAAAATCCATGGGACTCAATTTTGAGCCGTTATCCGATCGGTTCCATCGTCACGGGCAAGGTGGTTAATTTGACCGATTATGGCGTATTCGTTGAACTCGAGCCAGGGGTTGAGGGGCTCATCCACATTTCGGAAATGTTCTGGACGCGTGAAATAAAACATCCTTCCAAGGTTCTCTCGCTTGGCGAGGAAGTTAATATCATGATTCTCGATATCAATCCCGATCTGAAACGGATTTCCTTGGGCTTGAAGCAGACGATGACAAACCCCTGGGAGGCTTTGAAAGAAAAATATCCCGAGGGCAGCGTTCTGCAAGGGGTGATTCGCAACATCACAAATTTCGGTATTTTTGTCGGGGTAGAAGAAAGTATCGATGGACTGATCCACGTGTCCGATATTTCATGGCGGCACCGGGTGGTCCATCCCTCTGAAATGTACAAAAAAGGCCAGACCATCGAAGCCGTTGTTCTGCACATCGATCCTGAAAATGAAAAATTTTCTCTGGGGATCAAGCAGTTGGAGACGGATCCCTGGGAAACCCTTGAAAAAAGCTATCCCGTAGGCTCCTCGATTAACGGAAAAATTACGAACATCACCGATTTCGGAATGTTTGTTGAAATCGAGGAAGGAATAGAAGGTTTGATCCATGTTTCTGAATTGAGTCAGAAACGGATCAAGAGTGCATCGGAACTGCATAACGTGGGGGATGCGGTTACGGCGACGGTGAAGAATATCGACGCCAAAAACAGAAAGATCCGTCTCACTTTGCGTGACAGCGAAGCACCGCCGGAAACTTACCACGGCAATCAGTATCTGAACAACAAAGAAAACCTGGTATCGCCTCTGGGAGAAGCCCTGGCGGACGTCAAGATAGGAGAAACGGAACCATCCGAGTAGAAACCCGTTGGGAGCGGGTCATTTGACGATGAATCTGTATGACAGGAGGATGAGATGAGAAGACACCCCGTTCTTTTCGGCATCCTCTTTTTGATCTGTGCCGGCTTTGTGTTTTTTCTGGTCCTCAATGGGTTGCTCAAATCCGGTGGAGGCGGGTATGCCTTGCCTGCCGGTGATAAAGTGGCGATTGTCACCTTGGAAGGTGTTATCACCAACTCCGACCGTATCATCCGCGAAATAGAAGCTTTTGCAAAAAATGACCGCGTCAAGGCCATTGTTCTTCGTATCGACTCTCCAGGAGGCAGCGTGGCTCCCACACAGGAAATCTATGACGCCGTACTGGAGGCCGGTAAAAAGAAAAAAATCGTTGCATCCATGGGCTCCATTGCCGCATCGGGCGGGTATCTTGTTGCCTGCGCCGCCGACCAGATCGTCGCCAATCCGGGAACCATCACGGGTAGTATTTCCGCCGTGATGCATTTTGCCAATATGGAGGAGTTGATGCGCAAGATCGGGGTCAGCACGTCCGTTGTCAAAAGCGGAAAATACAAGGACATCGGTTCCCCGGCTCGAGAAATGACGGAAGAGGAAATATCTTTGCTCCAGCAACTCGTGGACGATGTGTATGATCAACTTCTGGAAACGATTTCCGTCAGACGAAAAATAACGAAAGAAAACCTCAGCCTCCTGGCCGATGGACGTATACTGACGGGCCGTCAGGCTCAGAAAGCCGGATTGGTTGATTTCCTGGGAAACCAGAAATATGCTGTCCGTTTGGCCGGACAGATGACCGGCATTTCCGGAGATCCTGCCGTGGTTTATCCTCCTGAGAAAAAAGCTTTTATCCTGGATTTTTTGCTGAAGAGTCTCGTCAGGTCCGTGAAACAGGAGCTTGTCCTGGATCAGCCAAAAATGGACGGACTGCAGTACCTTTATTGCCCCCAGTAGGGGGGTGTGGGCTACAAAGAGCCGGGGGATGATCTGAGTCGTACAGGGCGCTTTACCGGCTATCCGGCCGCGGATGTTCCCATTGCCCGTCTTCATCTCATTGATTTGATGCCCGATTCCTTGGGAAAGGGCGGGCGGATTGAAATCAGGGGATGGGCTGGTTTCATCCCACAGCAGGCAGGGCAAGCCTGCGGAGAGGGCACGGAACGGTACACCGCCTTGTCCACCCGCGGAAAAAGGGCGTCCTCAGCCCGAGGCTGGCCCTCGAAATTAAGAAAGGATCGCTGATAAACATGACGACCTATAACACGATCCTCCTCGAATGCAAGGAGGAGGGATATGTGATCATCACCATGAACAGGCCCGTGGAACTTAACGCTTTATCCAGGGATATGAGACTGGAATTGACGGATTGCTTCACCAGACTGGAGGGGGACACATCCGTCAAAACCGTCATATTGACGGGTGGTGATTACGTTTTCTCAGCGGGAGGCGACATCAAGGAGATGTCGGCGTTGCCGGACAGCGAAATCGAAGCTTATTTCCGGTCAATTTTCGTCTGCCTGAGGCGGATCAACCTGTTCCCAAAACCGGTGATTGCTGCGGTGAACGGTATCGCCATCGGAGGCGGCTTCAATCTGGCCGTAGTTTGTGATCTGATTATCGCTTCCGACACGGCTATTTTTGGTCATCCGGAATTGAAATTGGGGCTCAATCCCCTGTTCAACCCTGTTCGTCAGCTGGTCGGAATGGCCAAGGCGAAAGAAATCACCTTGCTCGGAGAGCCCATCGCAGCCAATGAAGCCTTGCGAATCGGGTTGGTGAATAAGGTGGTTGCTCCGGAACGACTCATGATGGAAGCGGAGGGAATGGCCAAAGAGATTTCCAAGCGGTCGGTCCAGGCCACGGAAGTGGTGAAAAAAATATCGTCCATGGTGCCTCATCTGGAGGTCGGCGCGGCGCTGTCGCTCGAATTCGAGATGAGTACCTTCCTCTTTTCACGACCGGAGCGAAAGACTTACATGCGGGAGTTCCTCATTTCGGAAGAGATGAGAAAACGAAAACGGCGGCGTCACCCTTAGCCGTCCCATTCATTGGACAATGCGAAATCCCGGAGCTGATCACGTCGCTTTTTGTGTTGCAACTTCTTCAGGGCTTTGGCTTCGATCTGGCGGATTCTTTCCCGGGTAACCCCCATCATTTCGCCCACTTCTTCGAGCGTAAAGGGTCCATAAATACAAGCGATCCAGGTGCAATTCAGAAAGTTAGCGCTTTTGATGCGCCACTCACAGTTTATGTCCTGGCATTCTTCCGTGATAAGATGTCCATATTTTTTGCACTTATAGATGTTGAGCATGGAATTTGGATTTTTCATCTTTTTTCCTCTACTAAATCGGGTCCTGCATCAATCAAAAGGTGAGTTGAGGTGGAAGATAGCGATTCTCTCCGGGTTTGTCAATAAAGATGGCCTTACAAAGAGCCGAAAAGTGGTCAATATATTTCGGCGGCAAATTTTGCCAATTCCGACTTTCCGCGAATTCGTTGATATAGGAACACCAAAAAAAGAAAAGACGCAAAGAAAAGGCGCCGTGAAAGAGAAAGGGGTATCATCTTTTCGGCTGGTTATCGGGTCTGGGTGTGTCTGATGTTTCCATAGATGTACTCTCCGATATCAGCGGCGGTTTTCATGATGTCCTCCAGGTTGGCATGGACAAATTTCCGGTTATGGAGCACAAGTTTGCCATTGATGATCACGGAGGAAACATCGGAACCGGATGCGGCGTAAACGAGATGTGATCGGACGTTATAAAGAGGCGTCAGATGGGGCTGGTTCAGGTTGATCAGGATCAGGTCCGCCGCTTTGCCGACTTCCACCGTACCAATTCGTTGATCAAGGCCAAGGAGTCTTGCTCCGTCAATCGTGGCCATTTTAAGGACCGTCGCCGCATCGAGGATAGTCGGGTCCATCCGGGTTACCTTGCCCACCTTGGCGGCCATTCCCATTTCCCGGAGCAAGTCCAGGTCGTTGTTGCTGGAGGCGCCGTCCGTGCCCAGACCGACGAGGATGCCCCGCTTCAATAATTCCGGAACGGGGGCTATGCCGGCGGCAAGCTTCATATTACTTTCCGGGCAATGCACGACTTTTGTTCCTTGCCGGGCAAGCAAGTCGATCTCCCCGTCATCAAGCCAGTTGCAGTGTACGGCAATCGTACTGTCGTCGAGTACGCCCAGTGTGTCCAGAAAAAATGCGGGTGATTTCCCATGCCTTGTCTGAATCATCCTGCATTCATCACGTGTTTCTGCCAGGTGAATGAGGTAGGGCACCTGCCATTGGCGGGCCACGGCCTTGATATCCTTCAGCGTTTCCGTTGAACAGGTATAGGGGGTATGGCAAAATAGGGCGGTATTGATCAGGGGGTGGCGATTTTGCCAGCGGTTCAGAAACCGGTGGGCGGCTTCGGTTTTATCCCGAGGATTGGGGATGTCGGGGGCGGGAAAATCGATGAATCCCTGACAGACGACAGCACGCATACCCATGTCCACCGCTGCCTGGGCGATCCGGTCGACGAAAAAATAACTGTCGCAGAAGGTCGTCGTCCCGGAAAGGATCATTTCCGCCATGGCCAAAAGGGATCCGGCATAGACGGTTTCTCTGTTCATGAATCGGCCCTCGGCGGGGAAAATGAAGTGGTTGAGCCAATCCATTAAAGGGAGGTCGTCCGCCAGTCCCCGGAGCAGGACCATGGGCAGATGGGTGTGACTGTTGATCAGTCCGGGCATGACGAGATACCCCTCTCCCGGGAGCACGAGATCGGCCCGCTCTTGTTGCCCTGACTTCGTATCATTTGCGGAAGAACATGTTTTATCCCGGATGAAACATACGAGACCGTCACGTATGCCGATATCGGCCCGGGGCAGAAGGTCAGGTTCATCCGTCATGGTAAGAACACGGGCATTCGTGATGAGAATATGGGGGATCTTTTCTTGCGGTAGCGTGATCATTCTCTCAGTCCCAGACTGGCGCCAATACGCCCGGCGATCCGACGAACCTCCGCCATGATCCTTTCTTCGTTTATCGTTGTCAGTCGGCGTTTTTCCATGACAATTTTGCCGTGGATGAGGACCGTGTCCACATCGGAACCGTTGGCGGCATAAACGAGGTGCGAATTTGCATGGTACATGGGGGTCAGATGCGGTTTGTTTGAATCAATCAGAATCAAATCGGCTTGCATGCCGGGTTTGAGCGATCCCGTCCGATCTTCCATTCCCAGAACGGTTGCGCCTCTGCATGTTGCCATTCGGAGGACCGTTTCCGCAGACATTGCCGTCGGGTCGAGGCAGGCCAGTTTGCCGAGTTTCGCCGCGGAATCCAGTTCCTGAAACATGTCCAGATTGTTGTTGCTGGCGGCTCCGTCCGTCCCAAGCGCGACAGGAATACCTCTCCTGATCATTTCGGCTGCCGGCGCGATACCCGAAGCGAGTTTCATGTTGCTCCCCGGATTGTGGACAACCTTGCAACCGTAGTCGGCAAAGATCGTCATATCCTCGTCATCCAGATAAACGCCGTGAAAGGCGATGAAGGAGGGGGCAAGGAGCCCCATGTCTCTTAAATAATGGGTGGCTTTCATTCCCAGCTTTTCGTCTAATAAATTTATCTCTTCTTTGCTTTCCAGGAGATGCATCGCCAGAGGCAGGTCGTGCTCCCTGGCCAGATCCTTTGCCTGCTGCAACAG
This genomic window from Deltaproteobacteria bacterium contains:
- a CDS encoding M48 family metalloprotease, translated to MKRSLLIKKIIRYVFLLIGICLLGSTTANAELTIGDEKKLGQQFYDRMLNNGFLIQEKRMSDYITKVGMTVLRSVKNPLFEYRFSIVKDSSVNAFATPGGYVYLNRGLIALVASEAELAAVLAHEIAHVNARHIADMVNKASKVNIATLLGVIAGAFMGGGDLSAAVMGFSLATAQTMTLKYSRDNEEEADRYGMLYLVRAGYKAEASLNVLKMMRRYEFYSSSVPSYFMTHPGTDDRLRYIDGLLQTTYAEAKGKDEIVGPFGRIRTVLMTGGADVEAKIRYFEGEVKKDTKNVDSLYGLGVVQARKGLYGESLATLQQALLLAPLDKEVLRDIGVNYFKLGQYPQSIDYLLRAYKIDRHDWKTLAYLGNSHEAMGLYAQALGYFRALEKTDLDDAEIYYSIAMAYGKLKEMGDSHYYFGIYFKKQKKTESALFHFKEALKYFVINTPKYQDIEKEIRLLSMETDAKKRPEGKRRN
- a CDS encoding GAF domain-containing protein — its product is MSKNREKNGPPEHASPSGKTDGTVLSHHIEKTQGVNSADLVSRFTRIGSALTAEKNIDRLLEMIVDEAKKLTHANGGTLYVISDDALTLQFAIVQNDTLQLRMGGTGTRIDWSPVPLRNPDESPNHQNVSAYAALTGKVINIENVYHATGFNFEGTRKFDKQTGYRSVSMLVVPLKNHDNDLIGVLQLINAQDPETGKIRAFTAWEQQITESLASQAAISLSNNTLIHNLETLLHAFIRSIATAIDEKSPYTGDHVRRVADLSLTIADRINAAREGPFAECFFTAAQIEELRIAAWLHDVGKIVTPEHIVNKSTKLEAVIDRIELIKTRLEILKRDHKINALEKRLTAFQVEGMTPPTGKEEEEGEENTDFDDLFSLIEKINLGLTDVNDHVLERLQGVSRRQWMDADGLRPLLTENELYNLSIRQGTLTDEERAIVESHAVITHDMLSQLPFPKKFQNVPFLAACHHERLDGTGYPQGLTDDQLPLQARILALADIFEALTATDRPYNRGSTLVDAIRIMKGMAADHHIDADLFAFFLREKIHLDYANRELAGWQCEEADL
- a CDS encoding anaerobic ribonucleoside-triphosphate reductase activating protein: MIKIGGLHKVSLIDFPGKISAIVFMQGCNFRCPYCHNPELVIEKLYGPCLEEEDILAFLEKRRGKLDAVTITGGEPTLQEGLPEFIRRVRDLGFLIKLDTNGSHSAMIRSMIEKNLLDYIAMDIKGPLQRYDRVCRVNVDKDEIESSVRAIMNASIDYEFRTTLVDNLLSPEDIRAMGELLRGARLFVLQNFTPSKTLDERYLNRKPLSPEDLGQIKSELAAYVKKIAIRS
- a CDS encoding ribonucleoside triphosphate reductase, whose translation is MHTKIRKRDGRLVKFNAEKITNAIAKAGTATGEFDLTAARKLTIKVLNLAEQLFGHRIMTVEEIQDIVEEVLISSPYRKTVKAYIIYREQHARLREITNRMEVDLVDQYLKKKDWQVNENSNMDYSLQGLNNYISSEVSKVYWLNAIYTPEIRTAHMAGDFHIHDLSLLSVYCVGWDLYDLLLEGFKGVSGKVESKPAKHLRSALGQVVNFFYTLQGEAAGAQAFSNFDTLLAPFIRYDNLTFMDVKQALQEFIFNINVPTRVGFQTPFTNVTLDITVPKYYRDQNVIIGGQPQKETYQEFQKEMNLFNRAFLEVMEAGDAKGRVFTFPIPTYNITKDFNWDDQNLEGLWDMTSKYGVPYFSNFINSDMNPEDARSMCCRLRIDNRELEIRGGGLFGSNPLTGSIGVITINMPRIGYLCSTEDEFLAHLEKLMNIAKDSLETKRKILEKFTDSNLYPYTKSYLRNIHGRFGEYWKNHFSTIGLVGMNEACLNLFNKDIASPEGQGFTKRVLDFMRTTLIQFQRETGNNYNLESTPAEGTSYRLARIDREKYPDMVFSNDEQVRLHQAEPFYTNSTQLPVNHTDDIFEALDLQNEIQTKYTGGTVFHIFAGERIVNPLALKGLVKKICSGYHIPYLTFTPTFSVCPSHGYLKGELEACPVCQDACEVYSRVVGYLRPVKQWNKGKQEEFNQRRTFSF
- a CDS encoding (d)CMP kinase, with amino-acid sequence MADSRKWIITIDGPAGSGKSTVAKFLAHELNLLYLDTGALYRSVAYKILVSGMADSDMLGLRELLARTKIHLQKNHEGMTVFIDQEDVGQKIRTEEVAVLASTVSAIPVVREALLPIQRNCARRTGLVAEGRDMGTVVFPEADFKFYLHASAGERGRRRYLELLEKGVTPVYEDILASIALRDKQDREREISPLRIPRDAHVIDTSRMTIQEVISECLAVLQA